One stretch of Zingiber officinale cultivar Zhangliang chromosome 6B, Zo_v1.1, whole genome shotgun sequence DNA includes these proteins:
- the LOC121988666 gene encoding RNA-binding protein 208-like isoform X1, with amino-acid sequence MNQRLKLQQQQALMQQVMLQQQQQQQIYHSGVLAAAMSQMEPVPSGNLPPGFDPSTCRSVYVGNIHQNVTESLLAEVFQSVGPLEGCKLIRKEKSSFGFVDYHDRRSAALAIMSLHGRQIYGQAIKVNWAYASGQREDTSGHYHIFVGDLSPEVTDATLFACFSVYPNCSDARVMWDNKTGRSRGFGFVSFRNQQDAQNAINDMTGKWLGSRQIRCNWATKTTGEDKPQSEDHNAVFLTEGSSNPGTDGAQESTNEMIPENNPAYTTVYVGNLAHEVTQTELHLQFHILGAGVIEEVRIQRDKGFGFVRYGSHDEAALAIQMANGRIVCGKSMKIQLLLQCSWGTKPTPPGTASNPLPLPIPPFQLVPMPDLQGFTATELLAYQRQLALSQAAAGTMVGQHGLAAAQAPAGIGGSQVIYEGYPNLSSAQQLLYYD; translated from the exons ATGAATCAGAGGTTGAAGCTGCAGCAGCAGCAGGCCCTGATGCAGCAGGTCATGctccagcagcagcagcagcagcagattTACCATTCCGGGGTCTTGGCTGCCGCCATGTCGCAG ATGGAACCTGTTCCAAGTGGCAATCTTCCGCCTGGTTTTGATCCATCCACATGCCGCAGTGT ATATGTGGGCAATATCCATCAAAATGTGACAGAGAGCCTGCTTGCAGAAGTTTTTCAAAGTGTTGGTCCACTTGAAGGATGCAAACTAATCagaaaagaaaag TCTTCTTTTGGGTTTGTTGATTACCATGATCGAAGATCTGCAGCTCTTGCAATCATGTCATTGCACGGACGACAGAT aTATGGCCAGGCAATCAAGGTGAATTGGGCATATGCCAGTGGTCAAAGGGAAGACACTTCTG GACATTACCATATTTTTGTTGGTGACTTAAGTCCTGAGGTCACTGATGCAACACTTTTTGCATGCTTCTCAGTGTACCCTAATTGTTC TGATGCACGGGTTATGTGGGATAATAAAACTGGGCGCTCTAGAGGATTTGGCTTTGTTTCTTTTCGCAACCAACAG GATGCTCAAAATGCTATTAACGACATGACTG GCAAATGGCTTGGAAGCCGACAAATAAGGTGCAATTGGGCAACCAAGACTACTGGAGAAGACAAACCACAAAGTGAGGATCATAATGCAGTTTTTTTGACGGAAGGAAGTAGCAACCCTG GAACAGATGGTGCCCAAGAGAGTACAAATGAAATGATCCCTGAGAACAACCCTGCATACACAACAGTTTATGTCGGTAATCTGGCCCATGAG GTAACACAAACTGAGCTTCATCTCCAATTCCATATTCTAGGGGCTGGTGTGATCGAGGAAGTGAGGATACAAAGGGATAAAGGATTTGGATTCGTGAGATACGGTAGCCATGACGAAGCTGCTTTAGCCATTCAAATGGCTAATGGAAGGATAGTTTGTGGAAAATCAATGAAA ATCCAATTACTCTTGCAGTGTTCTTGGGGCACCAAGCCAACTCCACCAGGAACAGCTTCTAATCCACTACCGCTTCCCATTCCCCCATTTCAGCTTGTTCCGATGCCAGATCTCCAAGGTTTTACAGCTACTGAGCTCCTGGCGTATCAGCGTCAACTGGCTTTAAGCCAGGCGGCTGCTGGAACAATGGTTGGCCAACATGGACTTGCTGCTGCACAGGCTCCAGCAGGGATTGGTGGTTCTCAGGTGATCTATGAAGGTTACCCCAATCTTTCATCTGCTCAACAGCTACTTTACTACGACTAA
- the LOC121988666 gene encoding RNA-binding protein 208-like isoform X2, whose protein sequence is MNQRLKLQQQQALMQQVMLQQQQQQQIYHSGVLAAAMSQMEPVPSGNLPPGFDPSTCRSVYVGNIHQNVTESLLAEVFQSVGPLEGCKLIRKEKSSFGFVDYHDRRSAALAIMSLHGRQIYGQAIKVNWAYASGQREDTSGHYHIFVGDLSPEVTDATLFACFSVYPNCSDARVMWDNKTGRSRGFGFVSFRNQQDAQNAINDMTGKWLGSRQIRCNWATKTTGEDKPQSEDHNAVFLTEGSSNPDGAQESTNEMIPENNPAYTTVYVGNLAHEVTQTELHLQFHILGAGVIEEVRIQRDKGFGFVRYGSHDEAALAIQMANGRIVCGKSMKIQLLLQCSWGTKPTPPGTASNPLPLPIPPFQLVPMPDLQGFTATELLAYQRQLALSQAAAGTMVGQHGLAAAQAPAGIGGSQVIYEGYPNLSSAQQLLYYD, encoded by the exons ATGAATCAGAGGTTGAAGCTGCAGCAGCAGCAGGCCCTGATGCAGCAGGTCATGctccagcagcagcagcagcagcagattTACCATTCCGGGGTCTTGGCTGCCGCCATGTCGCAG ATGGAACCTGTTCCAAGTGGCAATCTTCCGCCTGGTTTTGATCCATCCACATGCCGCAGTGT ATATGTGGGCAATATCCATCAAAATGTGACAGAGAGCCTGCTTGCAGAAGTTTTTCAAAGTGTTGGTCCACTTGAAGGATGCAAACTAATCagaaaagaaaag TCTTCTTTTGGGTTTGTTGATTACCATGATCGAAGATCTGCAGCTCTTGCAATCATGTCATTGCACGGACGACAGAT aTATGGCCAGGCAATCAAGGTGAATTGGGCATATGCCAGTGGTCAAAGGGAAGACACTTCTG GACATTACCATATTTTTGTTGGTGACTTAAGTCCTGAGGTCACTGATGCAACACTTTTTGCATGCTTCTCAGTGTACCCTAATTGTTC TGATGCACGGGTTATGTGGGATAATAAAACTGGGCGCTCTAGAGGATTTGGCTTTGTTTCTTTTCGCAACCAACAG GATGCTCAAAATGCTATTAACGACATGACTG GCAAATGGCTTGGAAGCCGACAAATAAGGTGCAATTGGGCAACCAAGACTACTGGAGAAGACAAACCACAAAGTGAGGATCATAATGCAGTTTTTTTGACGGAAGGAAGTAGCAACCCTG ATGGTGCCCAAGAGAGTACAAATGAAATGATCCCTGAGAACAACCCTGCATACACAACAGTTTATGTCGGTAATCTGGCCCATGAG GTAACACAAACTGAGCTTCATCTCCAATTCCATATTCTAGGGGCTGGTGTGATCGAGGAAGTGAGGATACAAAGGGATAAAGGATTTGGATTCGTGAGATACGGTAGCCATGACGAAGCTGCTTTAGCCATTCAAATGGCTAATGGAAGGATAGTTTGTGGAAAATCAATGAAA ATCCAATTACTCTTGCAGTGTTCTTGGGGCACCAAGCCAACTCCACCAGGAACAGCTTCTAATCCACTACCGCTTCCCATTCCCCCATTTCAGCTTGTTCCGATGCCAGATCTCCAAGGTTTTACAGCTACTGAGCTCCTGGCGTATCAGCGTCAACTGGCTTTAAGCCAGGCGGCTGCTGGAACAATGGTTGGCCAACATGGACTTGCTGCTGCACAGGCTCCAGCAGGGATTGGTGGTTCTCAGGTGATCTATGAAGGTTACCCCAATCTTTCATCTGCTCAACAGCTACTTTACTACGACTAA
- the LOC121988666 gene encoding RNA-binding protein 208-like isoform X4, which translates to MNQRLKLQQQQALMQQVMLQQQQQQQIYHSGVLAAAMSQMEPVPSGNLPPGFDPSTCRSVYVGNIHQNVTESLLAEVFQSVGPLEGCKLIRKEKSSFGFVDYHDRRSAALAIMSLHGRQIYGQAIKVNWAYASGQREDTSGHYHIFVGDLSPEVTDATLFACFSVYPNCSDARVMWDNKTGRSRGFGFVSFRNQQDAQNAINDMTGKWLGSRQIRCNWATKTTGEDKPQSEDHNAVFLTEGSSNPDGAQESTNEMIPENNPAYTTVYVGNLAHEVTQTELHLQFHILGAGVIEEVRIQRDKGFGFVRYGSHDEAALAIQMANGRIVCGKSMKCSWGTKPTPPGTASNPLPLPIPPFQLVPMPDLQGFTATELLAYQRQLALSQAAAGTMVGQHGLAAAQAPAGIGGSQVIYEGYPNLSSAQQLLYYD; encoded by the exons ATGAATCAGAGGTTGAAGCTGCAGCAGCAGCAGGCCCTGATGCAGCAGGTCATGctccagcagcagcagcagcagcagattTACCATTCCGGGGTCTTGGCTGCCGCCATGTCGCAG ATGGAACCTGTTCCAAGTGGCAATCTTCCGCCTGGTTTTGATCCATCCACATGCCGCAGTGT ATATGTGGGCAATATCCATCAAAATGTGACAGAGAGCCTGCTTGCAGAAGTTTTTCAAAGTGTTGGTCCACTTGAAGGATGCAAACTAATCagaaaagaaaag TCTTCTTTTGGGTTTGTTGATTACCATGATCGAAGATCTGCAGCTCTTGCAATCATGTCATTGCACGGACGACAGAT aTATGGCCAGGCAATCAAGGTGAATTGGGCATATGCCAGTGGTCAAAGGGAAGACACTTCTG GACATTACCATATTTTTGTTGGTGACTTAAGTCCTGAGGTCACTGATGCAACACTTTTTGCATGCTTCTCAGTGTACCCTAATTGTTC TGATGCACGGGTTATGTGGGATAATAAAACTGGGCGCTCTAGAGGATTTGGCTTTGTTTCTTTTCGCAACCAACAG GATGCTCAAAATGCTATTAACGACATGACTG GCAAATGGCTTGGAAGCCGACAAATAAGGTGCAATTGGGCAACCAAGACTACTGGAGAAGACAAACCACAAAGTGAGGATCATAATGCAGTTTTTTTGACGGAAGGAAGTAGCAACCCTG ATGGTGCCCAAGAGAGTACAAATGAAATGATCCCTGAGAACAACCCTGCATACACAACAGTTTATGTCGGTAATCTGGCCCATGAG GTAACACAAACTGAGCTTCATCTCCAATTCCATATTCTAGGGGCTGGTGTGATCGAGGAAGTGAGGATACAAAGGGATAAAGGATTTGGATTCGTGAGATACGGTAGCCATGACGAAGCTGCTTTAGCCATTCAAATGGCTAATGGAAGGATAGTTTGTGGAAAATCAATGAAA TGTTCTTGGGGCACCAAGCCAACTCCACCAGGAACAGCTTCTAATCCACTACCGCTTCCCATTCCCCCATTTCAGCTTGTTCCGATGCCAGATCTCCAAGGTTTTACAGCTACTGAGCTCCTGGCGTATCAGCGTCAACTGGCTTTAAGCCAGGCGGCTGCTGGAACAATGGTTGGCCAACATGGACTTGCTGCTGCACAGGCTCCAGCAGGGATTGGTGGTTCTCAGGTGATCTATGAAGGTTACCCCAATCTTTCATCTGCTCAACAGCTACTTTACTACGACTAA
- the LOC121988666 gene encoding RNA-binding protein 208-like isoform X3: MNQRLKLQQQQALMQQVMLQQQQQQQIYHSGVLAAAMSQMEPVPSGNLPPGFDPSTCRSVYVGNIHQNVTESLLAEVFQSVGPLEGCKLIRKEKSSFGFVDYHDRRSAALAIMSLHGRQIYGQAIKVNWAYASGQREDTSGHYHIFVGDLSPEVTDATLFACFSVYPNCSDARVMWDNKTGRSRGFGFVSFRNQQDAQNAINDMTGKWLGSRQIRCNWATKTTGEDKPQSEDHNAVFLTEGSSNPGTDGAQESTNEMIPENNPAYTTVYVGNLAHEVTQTELHLQFHILGAGVIEEVRIQRDKGFGFVRYGSHDEAALAIQMANGRIVCGKSMKCSWGTKPTPPGTASNPLPLPIPPFQLVPMPDLQGFTATELLAYQRQLALSQAAAGTMVGQHGLAAAQAPAGIGGSQVIYEGYPNLSSAQQLLYYD, from the exons ATGAATCAGAGGTTGAAGCTGCAGCAGCAGCAGGCCCTGATGCAGCAGGTCATGctccagcagcagcagcagcagcagattTACCATTCCGGGGTCTTGGCTGCCGCCATGTCGCAG ATGGAACCTGTTCCAAGTGGCAATCTTCCGCCTGGTTTTGATCCATCCACATGCCGCAGTGT ATATGTGGGCAATATCCATCAAAATGTGACAGAGAGCCTGCTTGCAGAAGTTTTTCAAAGTGTTGGTCCACTTGAAGGATGCAAACTAATCagaaaagaaaag TCTTCTTTTGGGTTTGTTGATTACCATGATCGAAGATCTGCAGCTCTTGCAATCATGTCATTGCACGGACGACAGAT aTATGGCCAGGCAATCAAGGTGAATTGGGCATATGCCAGTGGTCAAAGGGAAGACACTTCTG GACATTACCATATTTTTGTTGGTGACTTAAGTCCTGAGGTCACTGATGCAACACTTTTTGCATGCTTCTCAGTGTACCCTAATTGTTC TGATGCACGGGTTATGTGGGATAATAAAACTGGGCGCTCTAGAGGATTTGGCTTTGTTTCTTTTCGCAACCAACAG GATGCTCAAAATGCTATTAACGACATGACTG GCAAATGGCTTGGAAGCCGACAAATAAGGTGCAATTGGGCAACCAAGACTACTGGAGAAGACAAACCACAAAGTGAGGATCATAATGCAGTTTTTTTGACGGAAGGAAGTAGCAACCCTG GAACAGATGGTGCCCAAGAGAGTACAAATGAAATGATCCCTGAGAACAACCCTGCATACACAACAGTTTATGTCGGTAATCTGGCCCATGAG GTAACACAAACTGAGCTTCATCTCCAATTCCATATTCTAGGGGCTGGTGTGATCGAGGAAGTGAGGATACAAAGGGATAAAGGATTTGGATTCGTGAGATACGGTAGCCATGACGAAGCTGCTTTAGCCATTCAAATGGCTAATGGAAGGATAGTTTGTGGAAAATCAATGAAA TGTTCTTGGGGCACCAAGCCAACTCCACCAGGAACAGCTTCTAATCCACTACCGCTTCCCATTCCCCCATTTCAGCTTGTTCCGATGCCAGATCTCCAAGGTTTTACAGCTACTGAGCTCCTGGCGTATCAGCGTCAACTGGCTTTAAGCCAGGCGGCTGCTGGAACAATGGTTGGCCAACATGGACTTGCTGCTGCACAGGCTCCAGCAGGGATTGGTGGTTCTCAGGTGATCTATGAAGGTTACCCCAATCTTTCATCTGCTCAACAGCTACTTTACTACGACTAA